A DNA window from Anaerocolumna sp. AGMB13020 contains the following coding sequences:
- a CDS encoding SH3 domain-containing protein, translating to MEKRTNYHRIIVFMLCLSLFALQILPTYTIKVQAESQGTVTATSLNVRSGPGTSYAIVKVKGSNAFLKKGEKVTLVKKEGDWYKISFTFSGVKSEGYILGTYISKSTGTATPTATPTATPTPTPTSTDKTSTGTTTTVPLKISAVVTATNVNVRSSAGTTAKKVAAVGKNQKVTITDEVIKNSQKWYSISYTLNKKTIKGYVISDYVKLSITSAVNGTVTAAVKIRKLASDSSVYIKDSKGNNITVAKKAAVTVASESTDKNGKKWYKITYKKGSVKYTGYIAANQILFTKKTVTTTPTPTATPKPTATPKPTATPEPTTTPKPTTTPTATPTPTVTPTPGATDGYVQYNGSVYVYVNIKGTQDFLLTTLYVPVTLAINEKVTILNTVTENSVQWYYVSFTKGGKEAKGYVQTSFIANGTGSYVDGTVMDFLNYGTPTTTVTPTVTPSTGMTNTEFENYVTAQGFPESYQAGLRALHQAHPTWVFNAFHTGIDWETAIAKESVLGVNLITNGKSIEWKSLAAGAYKWETDTFVPFDGSTWVTPSTEGLRYYMDPRNFLTEKGIFQFETLAFNSQYQNTVGVESILYNTPLYNKNYSFVNDSGATVTKSYGESFMDAAVYSGVSPYHLASRSKQEVVTGVTSLSDSVSGTFSGYQGLYNFFNIGAYHSTAAGGAIANALKYAKNGTTSSSLNSQYLIPWDNPYDAIVGGSYIIGSTYIKRGQDTIYLQKFNMTATSTFSHQYMANIEAPNAEAAKTYSAYSNMSTMPLVFSVPVYLNMPETVSQVPVKAYNPNNWLKTLAVDGYSLSPTFDLKADQQYSLIVPNSAAAIKVSASAVSTKANVQGTGNIILNTGNNIVTITVTAENGNTRNYIINVFREQQ from the coding sequence ATGGAAAAAAGAACTAATTATCACAGAATAATTGTATTTATGTTATGCTTAAGCTTATTTGCATTGCAGATATTACCTACATATACAATTAAAGTTCAGGCTGAAAGCCAAGGAACTGTCACAGCCACCAGTCTTAATGTTCGTTCCGGTCCCGGAACAAGTTATGCAATTGTTAAAGTAAAAGGCAGTAATGCCTTTTTAAAAAAAGGTGAAAAAGTAACCCTGGTTAAAAAAGAAGGCGATTGGTATAAGATATCCTTTACCTTCAGTGGAGTTAAATCAGAAGGTTATATTCTAGGAACCTATATAAGTAAAAGCACAGGCACTGCCACACCGACTGCAACACCGACTGCAACACCGACACCTACCCCTACATCCACAGATAAGACTTCAACCGGTACAACAACAACTGTTCCTTTGAAAATCAGTGCTGTAGTCACAGCTACCAATGTTAATGTAAGAAGTTCAGCAGGCACCACCGCAAAAAAGGTTGCTGCGGTAGGTAAGAATCAAAAAGTTACAATTACAGATGAGGTTATAAAAAATTCTCAAAAATGGTATAGCATATCCTATACCCTGAATAAGAAAACAATTAAAGGGTATGTTATCAGTGACTATGTCAAGTTGTCGATTACTTCGGCGGTAAATGGAACCGTAACGGCAGCAGTTAAAATAAGAAAACTGGCCTCAGACAGTTCTGTCTATATAAAGGACAGTAAAGGAAATAATATAACCGTAGCAAAAAAGGCTGCTGTTACTGTAGCATCTGAAAGTACGGATAAAAACGGGAAAAAATGGTATAAGATTACCTATAAGAAGGGCAGTGTGAAATACACGGGTTATATAGCTGCCAATCAGATTCTATTTACGAAAAAGACTGTAACCACAACGCCTACCCCTACGGCGACACCAAAACCTACGGCGACACCAAAACCTACAGCGACACCTGAACCTACCACAACACCAAAACCCACCACAACACCTACGGCAACCCCGACACCTACTGTTACCCCAACACCTGGTGCAACTGACGGGTATGTACAATACAATGGTTCCGTTTATGTGTATGTAAATATTAAAGGCACACAGGATTTTCTGCTTACAACCTTATATGTGCCAGTAACCTTAGCGATTAATGAGAAAGTTACCATATTGAATACAGTAACAGAGAACTCCGTTCAATGGTATTATGTAAGCTTTACCAAAGGCGGAAAAGAAGCGAAAGGTTATGTCCAGACCTCCTTTATTGCTAATGGAACAGGCAGTTATGTGGATGGAACGGTTATGGATTTCCTAAACTATGGAACGCCAACTACCACGGTAACGCCTACAGTAACACCATCAACGGGAATGACCAATACTGAATTTGAAAATTATGTAACGGCACAGGGCTTTCCGGAGAGCTACCAGGCTGGTCTTCGTGCCTTGCATCAAGCTCATCCGACCTGGGTATTCAATGCGTTTCATACAGGAATTGATTGGGAAACAGCCATAGCAAAAGAAAGTGTGCTTGGTGTAAATCTTATAACCAATGGTAAAAGCATTGAGTGGAAATCGCTGGCTGCGGGTGCTTATAAATGGGAGACAGATACCTTTGTACCCTTTGACGGTTCTACCTGGGTAACACCGTCAACAGAAGGACTTCGATATTATATGGATCCAAGAAATTTTCTTACGGAAAAAGGGATTTTTCAATTTGAGACCCTGGCATTTAACAGTCAGTACCAGAATACTGTAGGCGTGGAAAGCATTCTGTATAATACTCCTTTGTATAATAAAAACTATTCTTTTGTAAATGATTCCGGAGCAACTGTAACAAAATCTTATGGAGAAAGCTTTATGGATGCAGCAGTTTATTCCGGTGTAAGTCCGTACCATCTGGCCAGCCGATCCAAGCAGGAGGTAGTTACAGGAGTAACTAGCTTGAGCGATAGTGTATCAGGAACCTTTTCCGGCTATCAGGGACTTTACAATTTCTTTAACATAGGTGCATACCACAGTACTGCAGCTGGCGGTGCAATAGCCAATGCCCTTAAATATGCAAAGAACGGAACAACCAGCAGCAGCTTGAACAGCCAGTATCTGATTCCCTGGGACAACCCTTATGATGCCATTGTCGGAGGTTCTTATATTATCGGCAGTACTTATATAAAAAGAGGCCAGGATACAATATATCTGCAGAAATTCAATATGACTGCTACTTCAACTTTCTCACATCAGTATATGGCTAATATCGAAGCACCTAATGCTGAGGCGGCAAAAACGTATTCAGCTTACAGCAATATGAGTACCATGCCATTGGTGTTTTCGGTGCCGGTATATTTAAACATGCCGGAAACTGTGAGCCAGGTACCTGTTAAAGCCTATAATCCGAACAACTGGCTTAAGACTTTGGCAGTAGATGGTTACAGCTTATCCCCTACCTTTGATTTAAAAGCTGATCAGCAGTATTCCCTCATTGTACCTAACAGTGCGGCTGCGATCAAAGTATCTGCCAGTGCTGTAAGTACGAAAGCTAACGTACAGGGAACCGGAAACATAATATTAAACACAGGCAATAATATAGTTACCATAACTGTAACAGCAGAGAATGGCAATACCAGAAATTATATCATCAATGTTTTCAGGGAGCAGCAGTAA
- the purD gene encoding phosphoribosylamine--glycine ligase, translating to MRVLIIGGGGREHAIAYKIAQSKKVTELFCAPGNAGIKEYAACVPIGVMEFERLADFAEKESIDLTVVGPDDPLVGGIVDVFKQRGLRVFGPDKAAAVIEGSKAFSKDLMKKYNIPTAGYETFTEASKAYDYLNNCTYPVVLKADGLALGKGVLICNTRQEACDGVKLIMEDKQFGSSGDTMVIEEFMTGREVSVLAFCDGTDIAVMTSAQDHKRAKDNDQGLNTGGMGTFSPSPFYTKAIDAYCMEHIYRPTMAAMKKEGRSFTGILFFGLMLTDKGPIVIEYNARFGDPETQVVLPRLKNDIVEVFEACVEGRLSEIRLDFEDNAAVCVVLASQGYPLSYEKGFPIEGLDEFKDNDSVFIFHAGTANDQERIVTAGGRVLGVTATGNTLKEARENAYQAAEKVTFTNKYARSDIGKAIDEV from the coding sequence ATGAGAGTACTGATTATCGGTGGCGGCGGAAGGGAACATGCCATAGCTTATAAAATTGCACAAAGTAAAAAAGTAACAGAATTATTCTGCGCTCCTGGAAATGCAGGAATAAAAGAATATGCAGCCTGTGTACCTATTGGTGTAATGGAATTTGAAAGACTTGCAGACTTTGCTGAAAAAGAGAGCATTGATTTAACCGTAGTCGGACCCGATGATCCACTGGTTGGAGGAATCGTAGATGTTTTCAAACAAAGGGGGCTTCGTGTCTTTGGGCCGGACAAAGCAGCGGCTGTTATAGAAGGTTCAAAGGCGTTTTCAAAAGATCTTATGAAGAAATACAACATTCCTACAGCAGGTTATGAAACATTTACCGAAGCCTCAAAGGCTTATGATTATCTCAATAACTGTACTTATCCCGTTGTATTAAAGGCAGACGGTCTTGCCTTGGGTAAAGGTGTACTTATCTGCAATACCAGGCAGGAAGCCTGTGATGGAGTTAAGCTTATAATGGAGGACAAGCAGTTTGGTTCCTCCGGAGATACCATGGTAATAGAGGAATTTATGACTGGCAGGGAGGTTTCTGTTCTTGCATTCTGTGACGGTACAGATATCGCAGTCATGACCAGTGCCCAGGATCATAAGAGAGCGAAGGATAATGATCAGGGCCTCAACACCGGCGGTATGGGAACTTTCTCTCCCAGTCCTTTTTATACCAAAGCTATAGATGCCTACTGTATGGAGCATATTTATAGACCTACTATGGCTGCCATGAAGAAAGAAGGCAGGAGTTTTACCGGTATACTTTTTTTTGGTTTGATGCTAACGGATAAGGGGCCTATAGTAATAGAGTATAATGCCAGATTTGGTGACCCTGAGACGCAGGTGGTATTACCAAGGCTTAAGAACGATATTGTAGAGGTTTTTGAAGCATGTGTGGAGGGAAGACTTTCAGAGATCAGACTGGATTTTGAAGACAATGCGGCAGTATGTGTTGTACTGGCTTCCCAGGGTTATCCGCTTTCCTATGAGAAAGGTTTTCCCATTGAAGGACTTGATGAATTTAAGGATAACGACAGTGTTTTTATTTTCCACGCCGGTACAGCCAATGACCAGGAAAGGATAGTAACGGCAGGCGGTCGGGTCTTAGGGGTCACAGCCACGGGAAATACTTTGAAAGAAGCCAGAGAAAATGCATATCAGGCAGCAGAGAAGGTGACTTTTACCAATAAGTATGCCAGAAGTGATATCGGTAAAGCAATTGATGAAGTATAA
- the purN gene encoding phosphoribosylglycinamide formyltransferase has protein sequence MLGLGILVSGSGTNLQAIIDNINNGKITNAKIKVVISNKDGVYSLVRAKENNIPAEVIAPKNFPDRAAFHKELHRKLKEYEVDLLVLAGYLVVLPEDIIRSYKDRIINIHPSLIPSFCGTGYYGLKVHEAALERGVKVTGATVHFVDEGTDTGPIILQKAIKIQEGDTPEILQKRVMEEAEWELLPEAINLIANNRVLLENNKVRILS, from the coding sequence ATGCTAGGCTTAGGAATACTGGTCTCTGGCAGTGGAACCAATCTCCAGGCTATTATCGATAATATCAATAACGGTAAGATTACCAATGCAAAGATAAAGGTTGTTATAAGCAATAAGGACGGTGTTTATTCTCTCGTCCGTGCGAAGGAGAATAATATTCCGGCGGAAGTAATCGCTCCAAAGAATTTTCCGGATAGAGCTGCTTTTCATAAAGAGCTGCATCGGAAACTGAAGGAATATGAAGTGGATCTACTGGTGCTTGCAGGATATCTTGTGGTTCTACCGGAAGATATCATTCGTTCCTATAAAGATCGGATTATAAATATTCATCCATCACTTATCCCCTCCTTTTGCGGAACCGGTTATTATGGACTCAAGGTTCATGAAGCAGCACTGGAACGCGGGGTCAAGGTTACGGGAGCAACGGTTCATTTTGTAGATGAAGGAACGGATACCGGACCGATCATACTCCAGAAAGCAATAAAAATTCAGGAAGGAGATACTCCTGAAATACTGCAAAAGCGCGTAATGGAGGAAGCTGAGTGGGAGCTTTTACCTGAAGCCATAAATTTAATCGCGAACAACCGGGTCTTGCTGGAGAATAATAAAGTAAGGATTCTTTCTTAG
- the purM gene encoding phosphoribosylformylglycinamidine cyclo-ligase — protein MDYKNAGVDIEAGYKAVELMKEHIDKTMRKEVLSGIGGFSGAFSLKSFMNMEEPTLVSGTDGVGTKLKLAFLLDKHDTIGIDCVAMCVNDIACAGGEPLFFLDYVACGKNDPEKIAAIVSGVAKGCQEAGAALIGGETAEMPGFYPVEEYDLAGFAVGIVDRKNMIDGKELKAGDVLIGLASSGIHSNGYSLVRKVFNMNTESLNTYYESLGSTLGEALITPTRIYVKALSALKEGKIKVKACSHITGGGFYENIPRMLRNGVHAYIKKDSYPVPPIFAMLAKDGSIEEKVMYNTYNMGIGMLIAVAAEEADRAVTLLKEAGESPYIVGDIKAGDKGVTLC, from the coding sequence ATGGATTATAAGAATGCTGGAGTGGATATTGAAGCGGGATATAAAGCGGTTGAACTGATGAAAGAGCATATCGATAAAACCATGAGGAAGGAAGTACTGTCCGGTATTGGTGGTTTTTCCGGAGCCTTTTCCTTAAAGAGTTTTATGAATATGGAGGAGCCTACCTTAGTATCAGGTACCGATGGAGTAGGAACCAAATTAAAGCTTGCATTTCTATTGGACAAACATGATACCATTGGTATTGACTGCGTTGCCATGTGCGTAAATGATATTGCCTGTGCCGGCGGGGAACCTTTATTTTTCCTGGATTATGTTGCCTGCGGTAAGAATGACCCTGAGAAGATTGCTGCCATCGTAAGTGGTGTGGCAAAAGGTTGTCAGGAAGCAGGCGCAGCCTTAATAGGAGGAGAAACAGCAGAGATGCCAGGCTTTTATCCGGTGGAGGAATATGACCTGGCGGGATTTGCAGTAGGTATCGTAGACCGTAAGAATATGATTGACGGCAAAGAGCTGAAAGCAGGAGATGTCTTAATTGGATTGGCGTCTTCTGGAATTCACAGCAATGGTTATTCTCTTGTACGAAAAGTATTTAATATGAATACAGAGTCTTTGAATACTTACTATGAGTCTCTGGGGTCTACCTTAGGGGAAGCCCTTATAACGCCTACACGTATTTATGTAAAAGCTTTGTCTGCCTTAAAAGAAGGGAAGATAAAAGTAAAAGCCTGCTCACATATAACCGGAGGCGGTTTCTATGAGAACATACCCAGAATGTTAAGAAACGGTGTCCATGCCTATATTAAGAAAGACAGCTATCCTGTTCCTCCTATTTTCGCGATGCTTGCAAAAGACGGGTCTATTGAAGAGAAGGTTATGTATAATACCTATAACATGGGAATCGGTATGCTTATAGCTGTGGCTGCCGAGGAGGCAGATAGAGCTGTTACACTTTTAAAGGAAGCTGGAGAAAGCCCCTATATTGTTGGGGATATCAAAGCAGGAGATAAAGGAGTAACCTTATGCTAG
- the purE gene encoding 5-(carboxyamino)imidazole ribonucleotide mutase, translating to MAAKVGIVMGSDSDLEIMSKAAEVLEVLKVEYDITVISAHRMPDVFYDYAKSAEEKGYKVIIAGAGGAAHLPGMTAAIFSLPVIGVPIMTKSLGGVDSLYSIVQMPAGIPVATVAINGAQNAGILAAKILAASDEELLGRIKDYAQNLKDTVAAKSEKLEKVGYKEYLKEK from the coding sequence ATGGCAGCTAAAGTTGGAATAGTTATGGGAAGTGATTCAGATCTGGAGATCATGAGCAAAGCAGCTGAAGTACTCGAGGTACTAAAAGTAGAATATGACATTACTGTAATCTCTGCTCACAGAATGCCTGATGTATTTTATGATTACGCCAAATCAGCAGAAGAAAAAGGGTATAAGGTTATTATTGCAGGTGCTGGCGGTGCGGCTCATTTACCCGGTATGACAGCAGCAATATTCTCACTTCCGGTTATTGGTGTGCCTATTATGACAAAATCACTGGGGGGTGTGGATTCTCTCTATTCCATCGTTCAGATGCCCGCAGGTATCCCTGTTGCAACAGTAGCCATTAACGGTGCACAAAACGCTGGAATCCTTGCAGCTAAAATCCTTGCAGCTTCCGATGAGGAATTACTGGGACGTATCAAAGATTATGCGCAGAACTTAAAGGATACCGTAGCAGCAAAATCAGAAAAGCTGGAAAAAGTAGGTTATAAGGAATATCTGAAAGAGAAATAA
- a CDS encoding aminopeptidase — MKEQNDSIRERYELAVWRVKEIKKEESVKEPYRDYFMKAAAFIEKAVDFSALTEQNKLKDLSLEELQALNKSLYEDILPENYESSYANPAYAAERLGKKYGKILSYLYAEVRGMIVYAAESRLYFMTIFMELLIEIYNYFEEEDEFTYKDIKRAVCDFNMDNCNDIMEYRTRELLDEELSFAADIIESWDLSDLRYLYQFGEYIGENEIKTAAFLNKLPEDEVKAMAFTYTDGYRRGFLAGGIDLSKKKTVCIRYNIGFERMVKYAIEYFAEMGLKPIMYRTATASMDKKQQLRIGYHSTGPNYQYDYDHRFDIGLYMDKAFHERRLQAYKASFEKYKEKAADFAGPALIQVFGEKNFAPKAKEEVIKLDKRQQKLSVAYQRDSNMVFYQYIKGDETSFTIIAYPITEIGDKFEEIFRETVKVNNLDNDIYKGIQQKIIDCLDTGEYVRIKGTGNNRTDLKVMLYEIKDSATETIFENCTADVNIPVGEVFTSPKLTGTEGVLNVSRIFLNGLEYTDLSITFKDGMITEYNCGNFTNPEENKRYMKENILYNQDTLPMGEFAIGTNTTAYVMAGKYGIWDKLPILIAEKTGPHFAVGDTCYKMSEELTLRNPDGKKIVAKDNEVSILRLTEIEKAYFNCHTDITIPYDELEEITVVNKSGKETAIIKDGRFVLAGTESLNEAFQIN, encoded by the coding sequence ATGAAAGAACAGAATGATAGCATTCGTGAAAGATACGAGCTTGCTGTTTGGCGTGTAAAAGAGATAAAAAAAGAAGAAAGTGTGAAAGAGCCCTACAGAGATTATTTTATGAAAGCAGCTGCATTTATTGAAAAGGCGGTTGATTTTTCTGCACTGACGGAGCAAAATAAACTGAAGGATCTGTCACTGGAAGAGTTACAAGCGCTTAATAAAAGCCTATATGAAGATATACTGCCTGAGAATTATGAAAGCTCTTATGCTAATCCTGCTTATGCAGCTGAAAGGCTGGGGAAGAAATATGGAAAAATCCTAAGCTATCTTTATGCTGAAGTCAGAGGAATGATTGTATACGCGGCGGAATCCAGACTTTATTTTATGACCATTTTTATGGAATTACTGATTGAGATATACAATTATTTTGAAGAAGAAGATGAATTCACCTATAAGGATATCAAGCGGGCAGTTTGTGATTTCAATATGGATAATTGCAATGATATAATGGAGTACCGTACCAGAGAGCTGTTGGACGAGGAGCTCTCTTTTGCTGCGGATATCATTGAGAGCTGGGATCTGTCGGATTTAAGATATCTGTATCAGTTCGGTGAATATATCGGAGAGAATGAGATAAAAACAGCTGCGTTTCTTAATAAACTGCCGGAGGATGAAGTAAAAGCAATGGCTTTTACTTATACAGACGGATATAGAAGAGGTTTCCTGGCAGGCGGAATAGATTTGAGCAAAAAGAAAACAGTATGCATCCGCTATAACATTGGTTTTGAGAGAATGGTGAAGTATGCGATTGAATATTTTGCAGAAATGGGCTTAAAACCTATAATGTATCGTACTGCTACTGCCAGTATGGACAAGAAGCAGCAGTTAAGAATCGGCTATCATTCAACAGGCCCGAACTATCAATATGACTATGATCACCGTTTTGATATTGGATTATATATGGACAAAGCTTTTCATGAACGAAGACTGCAGGCTTATAAGGCATCTTTTGAGAAGTATAAGGAAAAGGCAGCAGATTTTGCAGGACCGGCTCTTATTCAGGTCTTCGGTGAGAAGAATTTTGCGCCAAAAGCAAAAGAGGAAGTTATTAAGCTGGATAAAAGGCAGCAGAAGTTATCGGTGGCTTATCAGCGTGATTCCAATATGGTATTTTATCAATATATCAAAGGGGATGAAACCAGCTTTACAATAATTGCATATCCGATTACTGAAATAGGAGATAAATTTGAGGAAATCTTCCGTGAGACGGTAAAGGTAAACAACCTGGATAATGATATTTACAAAGGTATTCAGCAGAAAATCATTGATTGTCTGGATACCGGTGAATATGTCAGAATAAAAGGTACCGGAAATAATCGTACGGATTTAAAGGTCATGCTTTATGAGATAAAAGATTCTGCTACCGAAACTATTTTTGAGAACTGTACCGCTGATGTAAATATTCCTGTGGGAGAAGTGTTTACTTCGCCAAAACTCACAGGTACAGAGGGAGTCTTAAATGTATCCAGAATATTCTTAAATGGACTGGAATACACGGACCTTTCCATAACCTTTAAGGATGGTATGATAACAGAGTATAACTGCGGTAATTTCACCAATCCTGAAGAGAATAAACGATATATGAAAGAAAATATTCTTTATAATCAGGATACCCTTCCTATGGGCGAATTTGCCATAGGTACCAATACTACCGCTTATGTAATGGCTGGTAAATATGGAATTTGGGATAAGCTCCCCATACTCATCGCTGAGAAGACAGGACCTCACTTTGCAGTTGGCGACACCTGCTATAAAATGAGTGAAGAACTTACGCTTCGCAATCCGGATGGTAAGAAGATTGTTGCCAAAGACAATGAAGTATCCATTCTGCGTTTAACGGAGATTGAAAAGGCTTATTTTAACTGTCATACGGATATTACCATTCCATATGATGAGCTGGAGGAAATTACGGTGGTTAATAAGAGCGGAAAAGAAACTGCCATTATCAAAGACGGAAGATTTGTACTGGCAGGTACGGAAAGCTTAAATGAGGCTTTTCAAATAAATTAA
- a CDS encoding DUF6142 family protein, producing the protein MFKTRKDSYKFTGKSHSVKGMVSTVIGGVSIAGLLTLFIVSGIYKGNGSIIFGIAGMILFILCFVGFVVGVRACMEKEIYYTAPITGMSINGILTISLFILYVMGIFM; encoded by the coding sequence ATGTTTAAAACAAGAAAAGACAGCTACAAGTTTACAGGGAAAAGTCATTCTGTAAAAGGGATGGTATCAACAGTCATAGGTGGTGTCAGTATAGCCGGGCTTTTGACACTGTTTATAGTGTCCGGAATATACAAAGGGAACGGCTCCATTATTTTTGGAATCGCAGGTATGATATTGTTTATTTTATGTTTTGTAGGTTTTGTTGTAGGGGTGAGAGCCTGCATGGAAAAAGAAATCTATTATACTGCACCGATTACTGGGATGTCGATAAACGGTATTCTTACGATTTCTTTATTTATACTCTATGTAATGGGAATCTTCATGTAA
- a CDS encoding VanZ family protein produces the protein MKNLSNKLIMSVSRLLFVLYLILLAYFLFFSEHYGRTISSGEYRYNLTLFKEVKRFIEYRDVIGPEAFIVNIFGNVLAFAPFGFVLPIISPDNRKLLNITLLSLEFSLTIELLQLIFKVGIFDVDDLLMNTIGGFIGGLCFFLARKLLRSFRRKYK, from the coding sequence GTGAAAAACCTCAGTAACAAACTAATAATGTCTGTCAGCCGCTTACTGTTTGTGTTATATCTTATTTTATTGGCATATTTTTTGTTTTTTAGTGAACATTACGGAAGAACAATTAGTTCTGGTGAATATAGATATAATTTAACATTATTTAAAGAAGTAAAGCGATTTATAGAATACAGGGATGTCATCGGACCGGAGGCTTTTATCGTTAATATATTCGGGAACGTTCTGGCATTTGCACCTTTTGGATTTGTATTACCCATCATTAGCCCGGACAACAGAAAATTGTTGAATATTACTCTTTTGAGCCTGGAGTTCAGTCTTACAATTGAACTGCTGCAATTGATTTTTAAAGTTGGGATTTTTGATGTTGATGATCTTCTGATGAATACCATAGGAGGCTTTATAGGAGGTCTGTGCTTTTTTCTGGCAAGGAAGCTGCTAAGATCATTTCGTCGAAAATATAAATAA